ggccatggaggctagcccgccgccgccacggcggtgTTGGGGGAGCTCGAGGGAGGAGCAATATCAGACAGGCCTAATTCATTGCAATACATTCGTGCAAATGCCACATACTACATTACTTAGTACCTTCCATGATTACCCAGCGGGATTCAGAACCCGCGCAAGCCgcctccccggcgccgtgctgcggcTGCCTCTTAGCTACAGACTACCTTACGTACACGCAGTTGCGCAACGGCCGTCCCAGGCCCGTGGCCCTTCAGAGGTTCGCCGCGCGGGGCGAAGCAAGAAACAAGAGCCTTGCCCACAGACGCTCGGCGGGGGCCTCTCTGTGCGCCGGATCgatccggcggcggcgtcacgcTCTCTGCCATAGTCTGCAGAGGGGGCCCTTCGCCTTGCATGGGCCAGGCGCGAACGAGGGCAAATGAAGGAAAAATAGAGTGAGTGCACGGACGCGGCGGgttggagggggggaggggggggggagcccATTTCAGAGGAGGGCGAAACCGCTCTCTTTGTGTcgctacgtacgtacggcCCTGTGGGCTGGCAACGTGCCGTTCGCGGTGCACAATCACTGGCTGGCGTGTcacgacggcctcgagcagcagcagcagtgagTTGGTGCTGGGGAATCGCACCGGCCTGCTAGAGTCCTGCTGGTTTcacgggcagggcagcgagacgaacgtggacggcgacgcccaaaAGCATGATGACGAGGTGGTGGTACGTAGGAGGAAGTAACttgggtggtgatggtggtgtaACGACCAGCAGTTCCAGCAAGGAAACCACAAGTCGAAATGAGGTCTGAGGTCATAAGTCAACCAAGATCCATGCGGGATCGATGTGCGTCGGCATTGCGTGGAGCTAGGCCagggtgggtggtggaggacAAGGTTGGGGGTGGGACGGCGGTGTGGCGACGCGCTTCCCGGATTCGTCCCTCCTCCTGAACCCATGTCTTGGGGCCCGttccccaccaccaccaccaccaccaccacccaccaccaccgccctcccGAATCCGATACCCGACGGCCGACCTTGTGTGGCTTTATTATTTTTTTGTTGCCCTTCCTTCCACGAACTCTCCCTTTCAATTTGATCTTGTTCCGATACGTCGTCACAATAGCACCGAGGCGGCCCGAGAGGATAACATTGGAGTCGTGGACGTCTAGAGACGACTGGCCCTTTTGGTGCGCCtcgcgaggaggcggccggaGAGATGCTccagacgccgcccagcttcGTTCTGTGCCAGGCTGGGGCTGCATGAGGATCGGCACCTGGGGCCACCGCGCCGACAGACCCGAGCGAGCGGTCGTTCCTTGTTGGGCTGGCCAGGCGCAGGCTATGCCCAGCTGATGGGCAGCCCTCGGCGATCTCGTCTAAACTCTGCCACGTCCAGCCCGGTTGGGCCATCGGCCGGGCTCATCACAGCGGCGGGCAGAAGCAGGCAGATAGGCAGGAAACAACCCCGCTGGTTACCGAGTCCTTGAGTACCCTAGCTGAGATGGCATACTTGTCCACCTTGCCGGTCGGTGTGTTTGCGCAGTTTACTACGTACATGATAACTACGCAGCACGTCGTGCTGCCcagagcctcgacgccatcccTCGGCCTGCGTGGCGCCGCGACGTGCCTGTggcgcatcgacggcgcaggGAAtgagggaggcgggcgggcgagcggggaCCCGGCGACGTGCCGAagctggcgagctggcggtcgtggcgcgcgcgcgctggcaGTGCTGCAGGTAGCATCCAGCTGAAAAAGggccagcgaggccgccgttgcgCCACACGCGGGTGGCTCAGCCACATTGCCCCAGCGTCGGCCACCTAACGTCATCATTGCTCCATATCGCCGACGGCTTTCACCATCATAATTcccggtcggccggccggccgggccacCAAAGTACCGTGCAATTACAGTTTTTGGTCCATTGTGCATGGAGGCGTGTAGTGTGTTTGTTGGTTCGCAACCGGTTGGCGGGCAGACATCAGGCTATCAAATGGTCATCGCCCCGTCGGCAATGGCGAGAagcgaggtgaggtgaggtcaCCGTCACACCCGACGCGATTGACCAGGGAACGCggcttccctccccctcccctcccctgtCAACGATGCATCTCCTCCTGCAAGCGCCATTGGCCAATTGGTTTTGGGGCACCGGGGGTtctcgcctgcctggcctgggtCTGGCCTTGTCTACAGACATGGTCGCGGCCTGGACGAGCTGATTGGCGACGTTTcagaaaagaaaaaaatcCAAGTCAAATGATCGGTTATGCTGTGATTCGAGCAACGGGCCAAGAACTGAGCCTATTCATCACCCTCACTTGCACGCACACACTAATTCCAtgggagaagggggagaaAATGGCGCAGGTGTTTTTCCTGTCAACAAACAAACGCACGGTGTTTGCAGCCTTGATGTCGTTTTTGCCGCTGTCCCTGCCGCAAACGCAGGGCTTTGAAGGCCCGAGAATCACCTTTTAAATGAGCATGTCTGCCTAGGACCGCCTGGGGGGACGGACGGTCACAAACTTACAACTCACCTTATTACTGCTATCATCAAGTTGgccccgctcgccgccccttgTCCGGCTGGACGTTGGGATTGTCCAGCGACTAACTTGCTAGCTAGCTTACATGAAAGGCGTAGCGCCAACAACCGCCTGGGTGGCCCCGCCCAATCACACTCGGGCGCTGCGCTACGGAGGAAGCTGGCTATGTTTGCAGTTGGAAAATCGGGCCAGAGTCCAGACGAGTCCCGGTGTAAGTGGACGGAGCCCGCTCTAGCGAATTCCCCTCCGGCGGCCTCTCCGTTGAGGGTCGTTCTTTTGGGGGCATGCTTGGACGTGATGTAGTTCTGTACTCTGTAGTTAGTGCTTTGTGGCAATAGGACCACCATCTATGTGGCCTTTGACCCAGGCAGTCGGTTCGCTGGGTGGGCTCTTCACCACCCATCAGTCTGCTCTGGTCCGGGTggaaggaaaggggggggggggtggcgaCGCATCCCactgcagccagcccgccagccagccaggcggaTGGTTGTCCTAGTGGGCTGTTTGTTGACAAAGGGTCGACGAACAAGGCATGAACGAAAAGTATGGACATAGTACAATCCTCCGTTTGGCTATATAGAATACAGGAGTCACTTTCTCGGTCTCTGGCGGGGCGACACAACCCCCGGCAGTCGCCGCGTTTCCAGTGGACTCACCGCTCACCGTGgtttgtacgaagtaggtacgTTACAGAGAAAGGTTGATGATGGCTGGGTAGGTTCTTCGGCTGcctgtacttcgtagtggCTATCCGGAGACCCAAcccgccttgcccttgcctcGCATCGTCATGCCCGCAGCAcgcacgccacgccacgccacgccgcGCGGGTGCGTTGGCAGCGGAACCGTGCCGCCGCatgatgcatgcatgcatgcatgcatacatacTTGGTACAATACATATGCGCCTCTTTGTCACCAAAGCAACCTGGCAGATCGAGTTttgccctcccccgccacccCGCGAGCCTCGTctacccgccgcccgccttgcTCCCTTGTGGAAGGGAGCTTGCTTGCCTCGATGCCAATGTCCAAAGAGAATTGATTGCGGCCGTGGCATGTCAACTCTTGAACATGAGCTAGACAGCGCCTTTACATTCATCCCTGCCCCGCGAGCTTTGAAGCCCCTCAATGAAGaggcatcctcctcctcgatcAATGCCTGTGGCTATCTAAGTACGTTTATATTGCAATCCCGGGTTGTAGAACGGCGCTTCCTTTTTCACGGTCCGTAATAACGGCACGGTCAAGAGTCTCCTTCGCATATCGCAGTTCGCCCGCACACGCGAGTCCACAGCGGGAGGAACCAGAGAGCCAgctccctccgcctcgcctcttcGTATTCCAGCcaagccgccgtcgccacgcgagcgtgcgcgcgcgcacacacacacacgccgtGATACAAATAGACGGGCTGTTGTCCGTCCACCTCGCTCCCGTCTcgctgactggctggctaccttggtacctcgcgatccgcctcctcctccccctcctctttCCTACGGCGCCACGAccacatccatccatccacaaCCCGCCGACTCCTCCCATTCGTACACCTGTACTCataacgtacttcgtacacatTGGCACTTGTTCATACCTCGTTTTCCCCTCCCTCGTGTGCGACCCCCCAGGCCAAAACAACGATTTCTGTGTGAGATGCAAGCCCGTCTCGTGTTTCGGGACCATGTGGCACGAATCGCTCCTGGGggggcgcgctcgctcgcttctgGCCGTGTACAGAGTTCGTACATATGTTTCTCGGGACGGGCCCAGCgacagacggacggcctGGCTGCATGACCTTACTACCTGCCGTGTTTCGATTTGTGTCTACGACATGCACCTCGTCACCCACGGTTCTTGCTGTGGCGACTGGTCTCGGTTCACGTGGCTGTTTGGCACTGTGTCCTCGCAAACGCCTGCCAGCACCACGAATACCACGTCCAAGTTAACTTTGAGCCGCGAGACAACACCTGGCTTGATTCGTCGTCATGTAAAACTATTGTGGATTGACATGATAGATGGGACTCGCGTCAAGCAGTCTGCTATAAACTGTGCTAGCAATCCTTCGAAAAGACTCGTTCAATGTGGCAAAATGCAGAACCCGCAGACCGACCCATAATCCCAAGTAAAAGAAAAGTGTACAAGATAACCGTTACATGCGAGGGAGCAACTGCCCAGCTGAATGCTGCACCCCAGACTATGCTTCAGCTGGGGCAACTGCATGTCAGCTCTTCCACTCTACTACCACTATGCACTCAATCCATGCCCGTTATGCTCGTCTCGTCAACTGTCATTAATCCTTCGGCCCCGCGGACCCAAAAGCTATTTAACCCAACACCCTCTAGCCGCTGCACATGACGCAGGCCTCAGGGTTCTCAATGCTGCCTGTCAAGTCTGTCAGTACCTCGTCGCAATTGAAAATCATCGGGACCTCTTACAAGCAAGAACGGCATCGGAATAGATGTCGCGCTCTCTCCCCTCgctgtcctcgtccttgtcttCGGACTGAGCGCCAGCGGGCTTCTTGCCGGGCTCGGCCAGTTCCTCGTCGTTGATCTTGTCAGAAGGATCCGTGGGCAGCACTCGGGGgctgtcgccgtcatcgacatcaGCCTTGATGGTTGGGGCCTTGTTTGGCGACGCAACGGGCCGGGGCTTCGCCTCGGCTGCcaacgcaggcggcggcgtcgtgctaGGCGTCGGGATGCCGTTGGAGCTCAGCGAGttgcccgcctcctccttcagGTATGAGGCGCGGGGGACCGCAGACGGGGAAGACATGTAGCTGGTCCCGGCAGGAGCTGTGCGCTTCTTCAGCACCCTCTCCTTGCCCACGTTGGTATCCGCGACCTTCAGAGCCTGCTGGTCGACCGTGAACTGAatcggcgccgcagcagcctggGTGCGCAGGTAGTACATGCCAGTCTTCAGGCCCAGCTTCCAGCCGGTGAAGTGCATGCTGGTGATCTTGCCCATGGTGGGGTCCTTCATGTGGATGTTGAGGGACTGAGACTGGTCGATGAAGGCACCACGGTCGGCTGCCATCTGGACAACCTGTCGCTGCGAAATCTCCCAGACCGTCTTGTAAAGGGCCTTGATGTCGGCCGGGATATTGGGGATGTTCTGGATGGAGCCATTCTCCGCAATGATGCGGTTCTTCATGGCGTCAGACCACAGACCCATGTCCACAAGGTCCTTGAGCAGCCACGGGTTGACAACCTGGAACTCGCCAGCCAAGACGCGGCGCTGGTAAATGTTGGACGTGTACGGCTCGAAGCACTCATTGTTGCCCAGAATCTGCGACGTGCTGGCCGTGGGCATGGGGGCAAGCAGTAGACTGTTGCGGATACCGTGCTCCTTGATCTGCTCCTTGAGGCTGTCCCACTCCCACAGGTCAGAAGGCTTCACGTTCCACATGTCGAACTGAAGAATGCCTTCGGACGCGGGTGAGCCCTTGAAGGTCGAGTAGGGACCCTGCTCCTTGGACAGCTCGACCGAAGCCGTGAGAGCAGCGTGGTAGATGGTCTCAAAGATCTGCTTGTTCAGCTCCCGGGCCTCGGGGGACTCGAACGGCAGGCGCAGGGCCAGGAAGGCATCCGCAAGACCCTGAACGCCCAGACCAATGGGCCTGTGACGCATGTTGCTGTTACGAGCCTCCTGTACTGGGTAGTAGTTGACGTCGATGATGCGGTTCAGGTTGCGGACGACCACCTGCGTGACCTCGTGCAACTTCTTGAAGTCGTAGCAACCCTCCGTGTAGTCAACGAAGGCAGGCAGAGCGAGGGAGGCAAGGTTGCACACGGCGACCTCATCGGGCGCCGAGTACTCCACAATCTCGGTGCACAAGTTGGAGCTGCGGATGGTTCCCAGGTTCTTCTGGTTGCTCTTCCGGTTGCAGGCATCCTTGTACAGCATGAAGGGGTTACCCGTCTCCGTCTGTGCCTCCAGGATAGAGTACCACAGCTTTTGTGCCCGGATGGTCTTGCGTCCCTTGCCCTCACGCTCGTACTTCTCGTACAAGGCCTCGAACTCATCACCGTAGCAGTCGGCTAAGCCCGGGCACTCATTGGGGCACATAAGTGTCCAGTCGCCGTTCTTCTCGACACGCTTCATGAACAGGTCGGGGATCCAGAGAGCGAGGAACAGGTCACGAGCACGAAcctcctccttgccgtgGTTCTTTCGCAGGTCAAGGAACTCGAACACATCGGCGTGCCACGGCTCCAGGTAGATGGCGAAGGCTCCGGGGCGCTTGTTGCCGCCCTGGTCGACGTACCTAGCCGTGTTGTTGAACACGCGAAGCATGGGAATGACACCGTTGGAGGTGCCGTTGGTGCCGGCGATGTAGGAGCCGGTCGCACGGATGCGGTGCACGTTCAGGCCGATACCTCCAGCCATCTTGGAGATCATGGCGCAGGTCTTGAGGGTATCATAGATGCCCTCGATGCTGTCTTCCttcatgtcgacgaggaagcagGACGAGAGCTGGGCCTGGGGTGTGCCAGCATTGAAGAGTGTTGGTGAGGCGTGTGTGAAGAGCTTGCTGGACATGAGGTTGTATGTCTCAATGACCCGCTCGATATTGTCACCCCAGATGCCGACAGCAACGCGCATGATCATGTGCTGCGGACGCTCAACGATCTTGCCATTGAGCTTGAGCAGGTAGGATCGCTCAAGCGTCTTGAAACCAAAGTATTGGTAGTTGAAGTCGCGGTCATAGACGATGGCGGAGTCAAGCTCCTCCTTGTGCCTCATGACACATTCGTACGTCTCTTGCGAGATCATGGGTGATGCCCGGTCGTTGCGGGGGTTGACGTAGTGATACAGATCACTGACGACGGCAGACCATTGCTTCTTGGTCTGCTTGTGAAGGTTGGAGACGGCGATACGGGCCGCAAGGATGGCGTAGTCGGGGTGTGTGACCGTCATGTAGGCGGCCGTCTCGGCAGCCTGCGACGCGATTACTCGTCAGTGACGGCACGGATTGAGCGGAAGGGGGGTTCACGTACGAGGTCATCGAGCTGGACTGTGGTCACGCCGCCGTAGACGCCGGAGATGACCTTTTGGGTGATTGCAACAGGATCAACGTGCTCCGTGTCCAGGCCATAACACAGTCTGGACACGCGGGCAGTGATCTTGTCGAACTGAACGCGCTCCTGGCGCCCATCTGATTCTGGAGTCAGCTGGTGATCTTGACTGTGGGAAGGAGGGCAAGGTTGACGCTGCACATACCGCGCTTTCTAACGAAcatgatggtgacgacgcgGCACGGTCGGCCGTGTGAGGCGGCAGGGAGGTGTAGACGGCAACGAGGAGAGACTGCAATGCGGAGGCTCTTGTGCTGCGCGTGTCCAAGAGAGAACGAGCAGCTGCCACAACTGCAAAGAGATTGCAGAAAAAAGAAGAGACTGGTGATGCCGAAGCAGGTGAGATGTGGAGGATCAAAGGACGAGGTACGCGTGTGTCGATGGCGGGATGGAGGTTTTAAGTGAGGCGCGTGTTTTGCACGCGCGACGCCAACCCGCTCATTAGCGCGACAACAACCTGACAGCACAGCACGTTCCAGCAGCCCAGTCCATTAAAACTGGCCCCGCGCAGCCCATGCGAGCGCCGCGTGAAAGACAAGGGGGTTGCAGGGATCCGCCGTCCGCCCAGCCGGCGCCCTGGAGATTGATTCTCGGAGACCGATCGGTCACGGCGAATGCTCGAGCGTGCACGCCGAGCAAGAGGGGGGCCTTGGAATGGAATTCCAATGGGGCGTTTCCCTGGGGATCCGTTGAGTCTTTGTTCGCCCCTCGTGTGTGTTTTTTACGCGGGTCCTGCGTGTCGCGCATCCCTGCCGCACTTAAATGGCTTGCAGCTCCGTGGCGTCGCGCGGTCACGTGCAGGGCATCGTCATTATTAATTGTTTCCCTTGTCCAGGCAAAGACTCGGTAGTCCCACGTGACCTTTAGTGGTGGCCAACCCAAATTGGTGCAGCAACACAAACGAAACAGCACGCTGCTCTTTTGAGAAGTGACCGAGTTTAGGCGGGCGGAACGAGGCCTCATTATGACTTTTGTGACTCAATGAAGAAGAGCCCAGGCTTTTTTATGGCTTCGTGACTCACTCGTCTCTATGTTCTCAAGACTATTTCAACACAGAGTCATCTCACGCTCAAGTTCACCTCTTTTCGGTCAGGCACTTTCCATCACAAGTATGGCTTCAGAAACAGCCGCGGCCATCGCGCCAACGGGCGCGACTTACACGCCCAGATATGCGGATGTATGTCTCAACCAACCGCTCACCAAGAGTATATGACCTTCTGACGCCATATCATCTAGTAGATTGGCATCAATCTGGCAGACCCAATCTTCCGTGGCAGATATCATGGCTCTCAGAGACAccccgacgacctcgccgccgtcattGGGCGGGCGCGAGAGGTTGGCTGCACCAAGCTCATGGTGACTGGCTCCGACTTTCAAAGTTCTCGAGACGCACTGAAGCTGGCAGATGAACATCGTGAGTGGTCTCTCGGTTTGGGTGTGTCAATGTCACGCACCTGCTCACAGCGTCTATAGCCGGAACGGTATTCGCAACTGCGGGTATTCACCCTTGCAGCAGTTCCATCTTCAGCTCAGGAGGACACTCTCATGAGAATGGACATTCGGTGCCTTGC
The genomic region above belongs to Purpureocillium takamizusanense chromosome 5, complete sequence and contains:
- the RNR1 gene encoding Ribonucleoside-diphosphate reductase (COG:F~EggNog:ENOG503NWE4): MFVRKRDGRQERVQFDKITARVSRLCYGLDTEHVDPVAITQKVISGVYGGVTTVQLDDLAAETAAYMTVTHPDYAILAARIAVSNLHKQTKKQWSAVVSDLYHYVNPRNDRASPMISQETYECVMRHKEELDSAIVYDRDFNYQYFGFKTLERSYLLKLNGKIVERPQHMIMRVAVGIWGDNIERVIETYNLMSSKLFTHASPTLFNAGTPQAQLSSCFLVDMKEDSIEGIYDTLKTCAMISKMAGGIGLNVHRIRATGSYIAGTNGTSNGVIPMLRVFNNTARYVDQGGNKRPGAFAIYLEPWHADVFEFLDLRKNHGKEEVRARDLFLALWIPDLFMKRVEKNGDWTLMCPNECPGLADCYGDEFEALYEKYEREGKGRKTIRAQKLWYSILEAQTETGNPFMLYKDACNRKSNQKNLGTIRSSNLCTEIVEYSAPDEVAVCNLASLALPAFVDYTEGCYDFKKLHEVTQVVVRNLNRIIDVNYYPVQEARNSNMRHRPIGLGVQGLADAFLALRLPFESPEARELNKQIFETIYHAALTASVELSKEQGPYSTFKGSPASEGILQFDMWNVKPSDLWEWDSLKEQIKEHGIRNSLLLAPMPTASTSQILGNNECFEPYTSNIYQRRVLAGEFQVVNPWLLKDLVDMGLWSDAMKNRIIAENGSIQNIPNIPADIKALYKTVWEISQRQVVQMAADRGAFIDQSQSLNIHMKDPTMGKITSMHFTGWKLGLKTGMYYLRTQAAAAPIQFTVDQQALKVADTNVGKERVLKKRTAPAGTSYMSSPSAVPRASYLKEEAGNSLSSNGIPTPSTTPPPALAAEAKPRPVASPNKAPTIKADVDDGDSPRVLPTDPSDKINDEELAEPGKKPAGAQSEDKDEDSEGRERDIYSDAVLACSIENPEACVMCSG